One part of the Arabidopsis thaliana chromosome 1 sequence genome encodes these proteins:
- the ROH1 gene encoding uncharacterized protein (from the Czech 'roh' meaning 'corner' (ROH1); CONTAINS InterPro DOMAIN/s: Protein BYPASS related (InterPro:IPR008511); BEST Arabidopsis thaliana protein match is: Protein of unknown function (DUF793) (TAIR:AT4G23530.1); Has 150 Blast hits to 147 proteins in 21 species: Archae - 0; Bacteria - 0; Metazoa - 3; Fungi - 1; Plants - 145; Viruses - 0; Other Eukaryotes - 1 (source: NCBI BLink).) — translation MRPAQDNQGSFLGRISIRRNQFVDVNNEQEQEDLELFQKHIADRFTELLSPPQPPPSDEINTVASVAATEQIMSVTWLRKLMDVFLCCEAEFKAILLMGRDPTQISKPPFDRLVPEMLDRSIKALDICTAVVNGIDSVRHYQRLAEIAVTALEQRPLGDGNVRRAKRALANLVVALSLEDKENVSGGGGGGGGGNKTTERSWSFGRRSGGSSAASKGGATIGQLKSSSWAVGRNWSAAKQIHAMTANLTPPRGNEAAGLPQPMFIMSTVMVFVMWVLTAAVPCQERSGLANHLPVPPKHLNWAQSLIGIHEKIGDEWKKKEKKGSAGLMEEMTRMEKLGHSLMEFADGFHYPAEKDAAESAAVQVAEMAEICRRMEEELVPLQQQIREVFHRIVRSRAEILEVLEQAGKVSAPVV, via the coding sequence ATGAGACCTGCGCAAGATAATCAAGGCTCGTTCCTTGGCCGGATTAGTATCCGTCGCAACCAATTCGTCGACGTCAACAacgaacaagaacaagaagatctCGAGCTTTTCCAAAAACACATCGCCGATCGTTTCACCGagcttctttctcctcctcaACCACCACCGTCAGATGAAATTAACACGGTAGCTTCCGTAGCCGCGACGGAGCAGATTATGTCCGTGACTTGGCTTCGTAAGCTGATGGATGTTTTCCTCTGTTGCGAAGCTGAATTCAAAGCGATTTTGTTAATGGGTCGTGACCCGACCCAGATTTCTAAGCCGCCTTTTGACCGGTTAGTTCCTGAAATGTTAGACCGGTCGATTAAAGCGCTTGACATTTGTACCGCCGTTGTTAACGGTATCGATTCCGTTAGACATTACCAGCGTTTAGCTGAGATTGCTGTGACGGCTTTGGAGCAACGTCCGTTAGGTGACGGTAACGTGAGGAGAGCTAAACGCGCGTTGGCGAATCTCGTCGTCGCGTTGAGTCTCGAGGATAAAGAGAATGTTAGCGGCGGAGGTGGTGGCGGCGGCGGAGGGAATAAGACGACGGAGAGATCGTGGTCGTTTGGTCGTCGAAGCGGTGGATCATCGGCGGCGAGTAAAGGAGGAGCAACGATTGGTCAGCTCAAATCGTCGTCGTGGGCGGTTGGGAGAAATTGGTCGGCGGCGAAGCAGATCCACGCAATGACAGCGAATCTTACGCCGCCACGTGGTAACGAAGCGGCGGGATTGCCTCAACCAATGTTTATAATGAGTACGGTGATGGTTTTCGTAATGTGGGTGCTAACGGCGGCGGTTCCGTGTCAGGAGAGATCAGGATTAGCGAATCATTTACCAGTGCCGCCGAAACATTTGAATTGGGCTCAGAGTTTGATCGGAATCCATGAGAAAATCGGAGATgagtggaagaagaaagagaagaaaggatCTGCTGGATTGATGGAGGAGATGACGAGGATGGAGAAGCTAGGTCACTCGTTGATGGAATTCGCAGATGGATTTCATTATCCGGCGGAGAAAGATGCTGCTGAATCTGCGGCGGTGCAAGTGGCGGAGATGGCGGAGATATGCAGGAGAATGGAGGAGGAGCTTGTGCCGTTACAGCAACAGATCAGAGAAGTTTTTCATAGGATCGTGAGGAGTCGTGCGGAGATTCTCGAGGTGTTGGAGCAAGCCGGGAAAGTTTCGGCGCCAGTTgtgtaa